A region from the Janthinobacterium agaricidamnosum genome encodes:
- the otnI gene encoding 2-oxo-tetronate isomerase has translation MPNFAANLSMMFTELPFLDRFAAAREAGFDAVEFLFPYAVEARQIAMRLERHHLQLAVFNFPPGDWEHGERGIACDPRRGEEFRTNVQLALDYALALGAKQLHCMSGIVPPGMSLERARQSLIGNLQFAADACRPHGINVLIEPINRFDMPGYFLNHSQQAADVIADCQRSNIFLQYDIYHMQRMEGELSNTIRALLPLIRHIQIADTPGRHEPGTGEINYRHLFKLLDQVGYVGWVGCEYRPASDTVAGLGWREQLTTTTGTTGA, from the coding sequence ATGCCGAACTTCGCTGCCAACCTCAGCATGATGTTTACCGAACTGCCTTTCCTCGACCGCTTTGCCGCCGCCAGGGAAGCGGGCTTCGATGCCGTCGAGTTTCTGTTTCCCTATGCCGTCGAGGCGCGGCAGATCGCCATGCGGCTGGAACGCCACCATCTGCAGCTGGCCGTGTTCAACTTTCCGCCCGGCGACTGGGAGCACGGCGAACGGGGCATCGCCTGCGACCCGCGCCGGGGCGAGGAATTCCGCACGAATGTGCAGCTGGCGCTCGACTATGCGCTGGCGCTGGGGGCGAAGCAGCTGCACTGCATGTCCGGCATCGTGCCGCCCGGCATGAGCCTGGAGCGTGCGCGGCAAAGCCTGATCGGCAACCTGCAATTTGCGGCCGACGCATGCCGTCCGCACGGCATCAACGTGCTGATCGAGCCGATCAACCGCTTTGACATGCCCGGTTACTTTCTGAACCATAGTCAGCAGGCGGCCGACGTCATCGCCGACTGCCAGCGCAGCAATATCTTCCTGCAGTACGACATTTATCACATGCAGCGCATGGAGGGCGAGCTGAGCAACACTATCCGCGCCCTGCTGCCCCTGATCCGCCACATCCAGATCGCCGACACGCCGGGCCGCCACGAACCGGGCACGGGCGAGATCAATTACCGCCACCTGTTCAAGCTGCTCGACCAGGTCGGCTACGTGGGCTGGGTCGGCTGCGAATACCGTCCCGCCAGCGACACCGTGGCTGGATTGGGCTGGCGCGAACAATTGACCACCACCACGGGCACAACAGGCGCCTGA
- a CDS encoding BlaI/MecI/CopY family transcriptional regulator, whose amino-acid sequence MSTPSVTELSLLKALWKDHPLSARELHARVEEELGWSFSSTRKTLERMLDKGMLLQRSVHGVLVYEANVDKVATLAAFAHDFGRRVMEIDSPLPVSMFTGSKLVDQQELAALELLLQDWPLEGKE is encoded by the coding sequence ATGAGCACGCCCTCCGTCACCGAACTGTCGTTATTGAAAGCCTTGTGGAAAGACCACCCGCTGTCCGCGCGCGAATTGCATGCCCGCGTGGAAGAAGAGCTGGGCTGGTCTTTTTCGTCCACGCGCAAGACGCTTGAGCGCATGCTGGACAAGGGCATGCTGCTGCAGCGCAGCGTGCACGGCGTGCTCGTGTATGAAGCGAACGTGGACAAAGTGGCCACCCTGGCCGCGTTCGCCCACGACTTTGGCCGGCGCGTGATGGAAATCGACAGTCCCTTGCCGGTCAGTATGTTTACGGGCAGCAAACTGGTGGACCAGCAGGAGCTGGCGGCGCTGGAGCTGCTGCTGCAGGACTGGCCGCTCGAGGGAAAGGAATAA
- a CDS encoding methyl-accepting chemotaxis protein: protein MRIADLRIATRLYGGFATIVLLLAALVTVATLNVSRLADANAINTHTYQVLAENSAILESLINMETGQRGYVITGAEASLEPYKAGQAAFGAHLDKARALTSDNPAQQERLAKLDAAKQAWLAGALEPVIAMRRAVAQGTAAIEPVLALEKEGRGKQGMDAMRALLGEIGQAETVLLAQRSEAAAALQARTHWTLLGGGAAALILAALIAWWLARNISGPLRSAIDVARQVAQGDLTVQVEVRSKDETGELMQALKEMTASLLRIVTEVRGGTQAIATASRQIASGNLDLSARTEQQASSLEETASSMEELTSTVQQNAQNAHEANGLAASASTVAGKGGSVVAQVVDTMGSINDSSRKIVDIIAVIDGIAFQTNILALNAAVEAARAGEQGRGFAVVATEVRNLAQRSAGAAKEIKALINDSVAQVESGARLVDEAGHTMHEIVDSVHKVSSIVGHISSASDEQRAGIEQVNQAISEMDHVTQQNASLVEEAAAAAEAMQEQAARLADAVSVFRTAQVDAIAAPAPRPAVRRPVPPKAARAPARLSVKPAAPHAPQVPAGKQRPGDDEWDEF, encoded by the coding sequence ATGCGTATTGCCGATCTTCGCATCGCCACCCGCCTGTACGGCGGTTTTGCCACCATCGTCCTGTTGCTGGCCGCCCTGGTCACCGTCGCCACATTGAACGTCTCGCGGCTGGCCGACGCCAATGCCATCAATACCCACACTTACCAGGTACTCGCTGAAAACAGCGCGATCCTGGAAAGCCTGATCAATATGGAAACGGGGCAGCGCGGCTATGTGATCACGGGCGCGGAGGCCTCGCTGGAACCGTACAAGGCGGGGCAGGCCGCGTTCGGCGCGCACCTGGACAAGGCGCGCGCCCTGACCAGCGACAATCCTGCCCAGCAGGAGCGCCTGGCGAAGCTCGATGCCGCCAAGCAAGCCTGGCTGGCCGGCGCGCTCGAACCCGTGATCGCCATGCGGCGCGCCGTGGCGCAGGGCACGGCGGCCATCGAGCCCGTGCTGGCGCTGGAAAAGGAGGGCCGGGGCAAGCAGGGCATGGATGCCATGCGCGCATTGCTGGGCGAGATCGGCCAGGCGGAAACGGTGCTGCTGGCGCAGCGCTCGGAAGCGGCGGCGGCCTTGCAGGCGCGCACGCACTGGACCTTGCTGGGCGGCGGCGCGGCGGCGCTGATCCTGGCCGCCCTGATCGCCTGGTGGCTGGCGCGCAACATCAGCGGGCCGTTGCGTTCAGCCATCGACGTGGCCAGGCAGGTGGCGCAGGGCGACCTGACGGTACAGGTGGAAGTGCGCTCGAAGGACGAGACGGGTGAACTGATGCAGGCATTGAAGGAGATGACGGCCAGCCTGCTGCGCATCGTCACCGAGGTGCGCGGCGGCACGCAGGCCATCGCCACGGCCTCGCGCCAGATCGCTTCGGGCAACCTCGACCTGTCGGCGCGCACGGAACAGCAGGCCAGTTCGCTGGAAGAGACGGCCTCGTCGATGGAAGAACTGACCAGCACGGTACAGCAGAACGCGCAGAATGCCCATGAAGCCAACGGTCTGGCCGCGTCGGCTTCCACCGTGGCGGGCAAGGGCGGCAGCGTGGTAGCGCAGGTGGTCGATACCATGGGTTCGATCAACGACTCGTCGCGCAAGATCGTCGACATCATCGCCGTGATCGACGGCATCGCCTTCCAGACGAATATCCTGGCCCTGAACGCGGCCGTCGAGGCGGCCCGGGCGGGCGAGCAGGGGCGCGGTTTTGCCGTCGTCGCCACGGAAGTGCGCAACCTGGCCCAAAGATCAGCCGGCGCAGCGAAGGAAATCAAGGCCCTGATCAACGACTCGGTGGCGCAGGTGGAGAGCGGCGCGCGCCTGGTCGACGAGGCGGGCCACACCATGCACGAGATCGTCGACAGCGTGCACAAGGTCAGCAGCATCGTCGGGCATATCTCGTCTGCCAGCGATGAGCAGCGGGCCGGTATCGAGCAAGTCAACCAGGCGATCAGCGAAATGGACCATGTGACCCAGCAAAACGCTTCATTGGTGGAAGAGGCCGCCGCGGCTGCGGAAGCCATGCAGGAGCAGGCGGCGCGGCTGGCCGATGCGGTGAGCGTGTTCAGGACGGCGCAGGTGGACGCCATCGCGGCGCCGGCACCCCGGCCCGCCGTGCGCCGTCCCGTGCCGCCCAAGGCGGCGCGCGCGCCTGCCCGCCTGAGCGTCAAGCCCGCAGCGCCCCATGCGCCGCAAGTTCCAGCCGGCAAACAGCGTCCGGGGGACGATGAGTGGGACGAGTTTTAG
- a CDS encoding DEAD/DEAH box helicase, which yields MSFSSLGLSDAIVRAVTEHGYTVPTPIQSQAIPAVLAGGDLLAGAQTGTGKTAGFTLPVLHRLSTDTNGAAITSNTSTRPIRALILAPTRELAAQVEESVRAYSKYTKLNSTVIFGGVGINPQIKQLKHGVDILVATPGRLLDHMGQGTVDLSKVEILILDEADRMLDMGFIRDIKKVLAVLPPKRQNLLFSATFSEEIKALADGLLNKPAMIEVARRNSTVEVIKQKIHPVDRDKKHPMLSYLIKSNNWTQVLVFTRTKHGANKLVEQLGADGIGALAIHGNKSQSARTRALSEFKDGTLQVLVATDIAARGIDIDQLPHVVNYDLPNIPEDYVHRIGRTGRAGAKGEAVSLVCVDEHEMLKDIEKLIKQTLPREVIPGFEPDLNARAQPVQLRSGTGGHRNNSRAPAGAVVRVKTGGSGAKPRSAGPSGGGGGPSGGGGGGNRSGNAPRSAANHRSGGRGR from the coding sequence ATGTCCTTTTCCTCCCTCGGATTGTCCGACGCTATCGTACGTGCCGTTACCGAACACGGCTACACCGTGCCGACCCCGATCCAGTCGCAGGCGATTCCCGCCGTGCTCGCTGGCGGCGACTTGCTGGCCGGTGCACAAACCGGTACCGGCAAGACGGCCGGCTTTACCCTGCCCGTGCTGCACCGCCTGTCGACCGACACGAATGGCGCTGCCATCACCAGCAACACCTCGACGCGCCCGATCCGCGCCCTGATCCTGGCACCGACGCGCGAACTCGCCGCGCAGGTCGAGGAAAGCGTGCGCGCCTACAGCAAGTACACCAAGCTGAACTCCACCGTGATCTTCGGCGGCGTCGGCATCAACCCGCAAATCAAGCAGCTCAAGCATGGCGTCGACATTCTCGTCGCCACGCCTGGCCGTTTGCTCGACCACATGGGTCAGGGCACCGTCGACCTGTCGAAAGTGGAAATCCTGATCCTGGACGAAGCCGACCGCATGCTCGACATGGGCTTCATCCGCGACATCAAGAAAGTGCTGGCCGTGCTGCCGCCGAAACGCCAGAACCTGCTGTTCTCGGCCACGTTCTCGGAAGAGATCAAGGCCCTGGCCGACGGCTTGCTGAACAAGCCGGCCATGATCGAAGTGGCGCGCCGCAATTCGACCGTAGAAGTGATCAAGCAAAAGATCCATCCCGTCGACCGCGACAAGAAGCACCCGATGCTGTCCTACCTGATCAAGTCGAACAACTGGACGCAAGTGCTGGTCTTTACGCGCACCAAGCATGGCGCGAATAAACTGGTCGAGCAGCTGGGCGCGGACGGCATCGGCGCCCTGGCCATCCACGGCAACAAGAGCCAGTCGGCGCGCACGCGCGCCCTGTCGGAATTTAAAGATGGCACCCTGCAAGTGCTGGTCGCCACCGACATCGCCGCGCGCGGTATCGATATCGACCAGTTGCCGCACGTCGTCAACTACGACTTGCCGAACATTCCGGAAGACTATGTGCACCGTATCGGCCGCACGGGCCGTGCCGGCGCCAAGGGCGAAGCCGTGTCGCTGGTCTGCGTGGATGAGCACGAAATGTTGAAAGACATCGAAAAGCTGATCAAGCAAACCCTGCCGCGCGAAGTCATCCCGGGCTTCGAGCCGGACCTGAACGCCCGCGCCCAGCCTGTGCAATTGCGCAGCGGCACCGGCGGCCACCGCAACAACAGCCGCGCGCCAGCCGGCGCCGTGGTGCGCGTGAAAACGGGCGGCAGCGGCGCCAAGCCACGCAGCGCCGGCCCATCGGGCGGCGGTGGCGGCCCATCGGGCGGCGGTGGCGGCGGCAACCGTTCGGGCAATGCGCCGCGTTCGGCCGCCAACCACCGCTCCGGCGGCCGCGGCCGCTAA
- a CDS encoding M23/M56 family metallopeptidase — MLLFSLTLLQASAVCLVTGPLLWALLSLAQRRWPALAAQRCVWLGAQLVLAAVFVLPLLPDTRQLSVVPELSVPVFLASAAPDAPMAVAAPVAGLPSAASWLALVPSAWGLIYLLGVACAAWRWQRGHAMLRALLQLAQRRRLHGMDVLEVDAPISPMLVGVWRPRLLLPAHLAQFTPEQRQLVIAHELTHARRRDPVLLLLANLLQALLWFNPAARWLAGQLAWAQELGCDRQVLAGRPARQRQQYAAALVRQLGLQAQPLPGLAFGGGSMAERLLRMRDGQTRPPAALRVLTPLLLCAIGAASLALQPALAWAVAAAPATLPAAPATAPALWRNPLDTMRVTGFFGVVRQLTPQGHRGIDLGARRGTPVHAAADGIASVSEDARLGKVVRIDHGGGVESLYAHLDRVTLTTGMAVTAGQAIGTVGATGLATGPHLHFEVIRDGRLQDPQQWLAGLDANATARALRTRKEQFGH, encoded by the coding sequence ATGCTGCTGTTTTCTCTCACGCTGTTGCAGGCCAGCGCCGTCTGTCTCGTGACGGGCCCGCTGCTGTGGGCATTGCTGAGCCTGGCGCAACGGCGCTGGCCCGCGCTGGCGGCGCAGCGCTGCGTGTGGCTGGGCGCTCAGCTGGTGCTGGCCGCCGTGTTTGTGCTGCCGCTGCTGCCCGACACGCGCCAGCTGAGCGTGGTGCCCGAGCTAAGCGTGCCCGTGTTCCTGGCCAGCGCGGCGCCCGACGCGCCGATGGCCGTGGCTGCGCCGGTTGCCGGGCTGCCATCCGCTGCTTCCTGGCTGGCCCTGGTGCCGTCCGCCTGGGGCCTGATCTACCTGCTGGGCGTCGCTTGCGCAGCCTGGCGCTGGCAGCGTGGCCACGCCATGTTGCGCGCCTTGCTGCAGCTGGCGCAGCGCCGCCGCCTGCATGGCATGGACGTGCTGGAAGTGGACGCGCCGATCTCGCCGATGCTGGTGGGTGTGTGGCGGCCGCGTTTGCTGTTGCCGGCGCACCTGGCGCAATTTACGCCGGAACAGCGGCAGCTGGTGATCGCCCATGAGCTGACCCATGCCCGCCGGCGCGACCCCGTGCTCTTGCTGCTGGCCAATCTGCTGCAGGCGCTGCTGTGGTTCAATCCGGCCGCGCGCTGGCTGGCCGGCCAGCTGGCTTGGGCGCAAGAACTCGGTTGCGACCGCCAGGTTCTGGCCGGCCGCCCCGCGCGCCAGCGCCAGCAATATGCGGCGGCCCTGGTCCGGCAGCTGGGATTGCAGGCGCAGCCGCTGCCGGGGCTGGCTTTCGGCGGCGGCAGCATGGCCGAGCGCCTGCTGCGCATGCGTGACGGGCAGACACGCCCGCCTGCGGCCCTGCGGGTGCTGACGCCGCTGCTGCTGTGCGCGATCGGCGCGGCCAGCCTGGCGCTGCAGCCGGCATTGGCGTGGGCCGTGGCAGCCGCACCGGCAACCCTGCCCGCTGCGCCGGCGACGGCGCCAGCGCTCTGGCGCAATCCCCTCGATACCATGCGCGTGACCGGCTTCTTTGGCGTGGTGCGCCAGCTGACGCCGCAGGGCCATCGCGGCATCGATCTGGGCGCCAGGCGCGGCACGCCCGTGCATGCGGCGGCCGACGGCATCGCCAGCGTCAGCGAAGATGCGCGCCTCGGCAAGGTCGTGCGCATCGACCATGGCGGCGGCGTCGAGTCGCTGTATGCCCATCTCGACCGGGTCACGCTCACGACCGGCATGGCCGTCACGGCGGGGCAGGCCATCGGCACCGTGGGCGCCACCGGCCTGGCGACGGGGCCGCATCTGCATTTCGAGGTGATCCGCGACGGGCGCTTGCAGGACCCGCAACAGTGGCTGGCCGGTCTCGATGCCAACGCCACCGCGCGCGCCCTGCGCACGCGCAAGGAGCAGTTCGGCCATTAG